One Elephas maximus indicus isolate mEleMax1 chromosome 16, mEleMax1 primary haplotype, whole genome shotgun sequence DNA window includes the following coding sequences:
- the LOC126059348 gene encoding mucin-20-like, with the protein MVGGPHPVSCPHVKQVTLHDVGGPHPVSCPHVKQVTLHDVGGPHPVSCPHVKQVTLHDVGGPHPVSCPHVKQVTLHDVGGPHPVSCPYVKQVTLCNGGWASSSQLSSCEAGDPL; encoded by the exons AtggtgggtgggcctcatccagtcagttgtccTCATGTGAAGCAGGTGACCCTCCatgatgtgggtgggcctcatccagtcagttgtccTCATGTGAAGCAG GTGACCCTCCatgatgtgggtgggcctcatccagtcagttgtccTCATGTGAAGCAG GTGACCCTCCatgatgtgggtgggcctcatccagtcagttgtccTCATGTGAAGCAG GTGACCCTCCatgatgtgggtgggcctcatccagtcagttgtccTTATGTGAAGCAG GTGACCCTCTGTAAtggtgggtgggcctcatccagtcagttgtccTCATGTGAAGCAG GTGACCCTCTGTAA